The following is a genomic window from bacterium.
GGGATCACGGATTCTGGAATGTGGGGCGGCATGTTCGCTATTATCATTCTCTTTATTTTTCTGCGGCGTATTGATACGACGTTAATAGTTTCTCTAGCTATTCCCATTTCCGTGCTTTGCGGGGCGACCATCCTTTACTACCTGGGACATACGTTCAATCTACTCTCCATGATGGGTTTGATGCTGGCGGTCGGAATGCTCGTGGACAATGCGATCGTTGTTCTGGAATCCATATACAAGAACCGGCAGGAAGGTTTGAGCAAGATGCTCGCTTCCGAAAAAGGAGCAAAAACAGTAGAGATGGCCGTTATGGCCTCCACGATTTGCACCATCATAGTGTTTCTGCCTTTGATCGTTGGAAAGAAAACTGAGATCAGCATTTTCCTGGCTGAAATCGGAGTTGCGATCACCTCGACGCTCATCTGTTCTCTGCTCGTATCGCTTACCTTGATTCCACTGGCGACTTCCCGCTTCTTGCGTGACAAGAAAGTGGAAGACCCGGGCTGGATTCGCTGGATGAAAAAACATTATTCCACCGTGTTGCATTGGACGTTCGCACACCGTGTTTGGGCGTTCATTCTCGTGGTGCTGATGCTTGCCAGCACGATTCTGCCCTTCAAGCTTGGACTGCAGACCGGCACGTTCGCCGGCGGCAAAAATCGCAGAATGTTTCTGCGGTACGACTTTTCCGATTTCCTTTACAAAAGGGACGTAGAAAAAATCGTCAGCCAGATCGAGCACTTTCTGGATGACAATCAAAAGAATTGGCCGCTCGAATCCATTTACAGCTATTTTTCCGACAGCGACGCAATGACGGTCATCACCCTGAAGCAAGAAGACGTAATGGATGAAGAAGCAAAAGAAATCAGAAAAAAGATTCGCGAAAAGCTTCCCAAATTCGGCGGCGTAAGGGTCTATTTTGAAGATGAGGACCAGCAATCGGGCGGCACTTCAACTTATTTTTCGGTCTATCTATATGGAGAGGACATTGAAACTTTGAAAGCGCTTGCTCGCGACGCAGAAAAGAAGATTGTGAAGGTGAAGGGCGTTGAGGATTTGCGTCTCGATGCAAAGACCGGGCGCCGCGAAGTCCAGATGGTTTTGAACCGCGAAAAGGCAATTCAGTACGGAATTACTCCGGGAGAACTTTCGGAGATTACTTTGTTCGCACTGGGTGGCCAGAGATTGCGACGCTACACAACTCCTGAAAAAGAAATTGACATGATACTCGGCTTGCGCCGGGAGGACAGCGAAAACATTGAGGATCTGAAGAACCTTGAAATCCAGACTAGCTCCGGACCGGTGGCGCTGCGTTCCATCGTAGATTTCAGAATCGTCGAAGGACAAAATGAAATCCAACGTTTAGACCGAAAAAACAACATCCGCCTGAAAGCCACGTATGAAGGAAAAACCTTTGATGATGCGCGTAAGACCATCAGCAGTCTTATGAATGACATAAACCTGCCTCCCGGTTATACATGGAGTTTTGACGAGCGCGTGTTGGAACACGATGAAGAGAGCAAACAAATGCTGATCAATTTCCTGCTGGCCCTGGTGCTCGTATATATTGTCATGGCATCGCTGTTTGAATCTTTGATTCATCCACTGGCCATTATCATGGCGATTCCGTTTGCCATTGTCGGCGTGTTCTGGTTCTTGCTGATCACGGGAACTCCTTTCAACATCATGGCGCAAATCGGATTGCTGATCTTAATGGGCGTGGTTGTGAACAACGGTATCGTGCTCATCGATCGTGTGCATCAATTGCGTGAAACCGGGTTGCCGCGCGAAGAAGCCATTCTAAAGGCTTGCGAGGACCGAATCCGTCCGATTCTGATGACTGCTGGAACCACCATCCTCGGCATGGTTCCGATGGCAGTCGGCAGTGGCGGAATCTTCGGCGGGTACTACTATCCACTGGCTCGCGCCGTTATCGGCGGCCTCACTGCTTCAACCATATTGACTCTCATCATTCTGCCGTTCGTGTATACATTGTTTGACAATTTTGCAATGTGGCTTCGCAGAGTCTGGTTCACCTCCGCGCAAACACAAACAGCCTCTGCTCCAGCCGGCGACTAATCTATAACGCAAAGATTCAGGCCAGCGGGCTCCTGATTCTGGAAATCATGGCTTCTATGGATCTGAA
Proteins encoded in this region:
- a CDS encoding efflux RND transporter permease subunit is translated as MSISGFSIHKPITTLVFLASIIVLGVISTTRMKLAYFPDVEFPGIFIQVPYSNSSPQQIEKNIIKPIEEALSTLSGIKKMESTATADEAQIQLQFDWGVKLDVVRTEVAEKIELIRKDLPADVEHINVLNFNTSDIPVVQARISAPGIDLAANYDLLEKRIKMPIERIPGVARVDLNGVLPKALWIDLILNKLVEHKIDVGNLAENLQKSNSNLSVGKIRGNESVITVRSLGTFRDLDAVKNFPVNATGLKLQDIAEIQYAEPAVEFGRHLNHSYAIALEVFKEPTANAVEVASAVTNQVKKFGDDPYLKGINLFVWQDQAKEIKDGLKGITDSGMWGGMFAIIILFIFLRRIDTTLIVSLAIPISVLCGATILYYLGHTFNLLSMMGLMLAVGMLVDNAIVVLESIYKNRQEGLSKMLASEKGAKTVEMAVMASTICTIIVFLPLIVGKKTEISIFLAEIGVAITSTLICSLLVSLTLIPLATSRFLRDKKVEDPGWIRWMKKHYSTVLHWTFAHRVWAFILVVLMLASTILPFKLGLQTGTFAGGKNRRMFLRYDFSDFLYKRDVEKIVSQIEHFLDDNQKNWPLESIYSYFSDSDAMTVITLKQEDVMDEEAKEIRKKIREKLPKFGGVRVYFEDEDQQSGGTSTYFSVYLYGEDIETLKALARDAEKKIVKVKGVEDLRLDAKTGRREVQMVLNREKAIQYGITPGELSEITLFALGGQRLRRYTTPEKEIDMILGLRREDSENIEDLKNLEIQTSSGPVALRSIVDFRIVEGQNEIQRLDRKNNIRLKATYEGKTFDDARKTISSLMNDINLPPGYTWSFDERVLEHDEESKQMLINFLLALVLVYIVMASLFESLIHPLAIIMAIPFAIVGVFWFLLITGTPFNIMAQIGLLILMGVVVNNGIVLIDRVHQLRETGLPREEAILKACEDRIRPILMTAGTTILGMVPMAVGSGGIFGGYYYPLARAVIGGLTASTILTLIILPFVYTLFDNFAMWLRRVWFTSAQTQTASAPAGD